The following coding sequences lie in one Deinococcus radiopugnans ATCC 19172 genomic window:
- the deoC gene encoding deoxyribose-phosphate aldolase, with product MKLAPYIDHTLLKATATPADISRLCQEARENAFYAVCVNPVYVAQARAELDGSGVKVATVCGFPLGAVTSGQKAVEARLSVEEGADEVDMVIHIGAALAGDWDAVQADVRAVRQAIPEHVLKVILETCYLNDEQKRGATEAAVLGGADYVKTSTGFGTGGATLDDVKLMRDVIAGRAKIKAAGGVRSAEDAHAMIEAGADRLGTSGGVALVAGERSEGY from the coding sequence GTGAAGCTCGCTCCTTACATTGACCACACCCTGCTGAAAGCCACCGCGACGCCCGCCGATATTTCCAGACTGTGCCAGGAAGCCCGCGAGAACGCCTTCTACGCCGTGTGCGTCAATCCTGTGTACGTGGCCCAGGCCCGCGCCGAGCTGGACGGCAGCGGCGTGAAGGTCGCCACCGTCTGCGGCTTTCCGCTGGGGGCCGTCACCTCCGGGCAGAAGGCGGTGGAGGCCCGCCTGAGCGTGGAGGAAGGTGCGGACGAGGTGGACATGGTCATCCACATCGGCGCGGCACTGGCTGGGGACTGGGACGCGGTGCAGGCCGACGTGCGCGCGGTGCGGCAGGCCATCCCCGAGCACGTCCTGAAGGTCATTCTCGAAACCTGCTACCTGAACGACGAGCAGAAGCGCGGCGCGACGGAGGCGGCGGTGCTGGGCGGCGCGGATTACGTGAAGACCAGCACCGGCTTCGGCACGGGAGGCGCCACGCTGGACGACGTGAAGCTGATGCGCGATGTGATCGCGGGCCGCGCGAAGATCAAGGCAGCGGGCGGCGTCCGCAGCGCCGAGGACGCCCACGCCATGATCGAGGCCGGGGCGGACCGCTTGGGCACGTCCGGCGGCGTGGCGCTGGTGGCAGGCGAGCGGAGCGAGGGGTATTAG
- the mreC gene encoding rod shape-determining protein MreC has product MTGTRQLGLVFVGLLLISMVLTRFQVVPPTALRSVTAPISQVGVVVADNLRRAVTTVTQQRDLRAELARLQTENDVLRQRNELLTREAGRLKQLEIITRTQAPNALGIAQVVAVDPSPLLSRLTLNRGTRDGVRVRMPVTVPGGLVGQVTGVSARTATVVSLVDPESTVGVTLQGGGGGRGLAHGVPPDRLRAEFSRSVPIKVGDVLVTSSLGGVYPVGVRVGKVEQVLPLGPNDVNRSVIVRPAVDLGVVEDVTILEGL; this is encoded by the coding sequence GTGACGGGGACGCGGCAACTGGGACTGGTCTTCGTGGGATTGCTGCTCATCAGCATGGTGCTGACGCGCTTTCAGGTGGTGCCCCCCACCGCGCTGCGCTCGGTCACCGCGCCGATCTCGCAGGTGGGGGTGGTGGTGGCCGACAACCTGCGCCGCGCCGTAACCACCGTGACCCAGCAGCGCGACCTGCGCGCCGAGCTTGCCCGCCTGCAGACAGAAAACGACGTGCTGCGCCAGCGCAACGAGCTGTTGACCCGTGAAGCCGGGCGACTGAAACAGCTGGAGATCATCACCCGCACGCAGGCCCCCAACGCGCTGGGCATCGCGCAGGTGGTCGCCGTCGATCCCAGTCCGCTGCTGTCGCGCCTGACGCTGAACCGGGGCACGCGTGACGGCGTGCGGGTGCGGATGCCCGTCACGGTGCCCGGCGGACTGGTGGGGCAGGTCACCGGGGTCAGTGCCCGGACGGCCACGGTGGTCTCGCTGGTGGACCCGGAAAGCACGGTGGGCGTCACCCTGCAGGGCGGCGGGGGCGGGCGCGGGCTGGCGCACGGCGTGCCGCCGGATCGCCTGCGCGCCGAGTTCTCGCGCAGCGTGCCGATCAAGGTGGGCGACGTGCTGGTCACGTCCAGCCTGGGCGGCGTGTACCCGGTGGGGGTGCGGGTCGGCAAGGTCGAACAGGTGCTGCCGCTGGGGCCGAACGACGTGAACCGCTCGGTGATCGTCCGGCCCGCCGTGGACCTGGGCGTGGTGGAAGACGTGACGATTCTGGAGGGGTTGTAA
- a CDS encoding peptidoglycan D,D-transpeptidase FtsI family protein codes for MSRAEHPLHRPDRPHERLKRERRRAAPKADKKGGSKAGAIGNGAGRVGWVALAFSLGLLGLGARLYTLQVTQHSQYAVQSASNFQRDEVIRALRGEIRTRDGVLLATNRLAVDLVYTGRRVSERAEAIPAWDKIIYLAGIKPEALQDGQPREPDFKKETETVLARNVPQEKLAALYEYTVLIPSLELRERVERIYPEGKMAAHLLGYVQEANDRQVKEDGYTVGDLVGRSGLEYSLQKTLEGKNGVLRREVTATGRPLTERVIDPGTRGQDVVLTIDSRLQRAAEDALRAGLADVNEGRKKYGKPPEPFTRGAVIAIDPRSGQVLAMASSPAYDPNWFSRVPSPDPAAKNWAIDPNRKDAALDAVTSNRVVQAYNPGSVFKIATTLMYVERWGNFSLSCAPTYYFGRARFNNWSHTNLGVVDGRKAIAFSCNPWYYDSAVRATPGVYSRQLKSRLTELGFGRPTGLEIVGEKTGTLTDIDDYTTPEHPWYPGSGLNMSIGQGDVLVTPAQLVKVLSTVINEGQERPLTVIQAEGGQAPVRPAPTSVVRGGNTDVFKFVKEGMDWTVSIPGGTASTKLGKHLFPVSTAGKTGTAENGMSARPDKGYAYTHAWYEGYGPLDSPTFAVVAFFQNGGEGYGPGINAVKRMFAARWCVKLDDTSRLSALPLDQQQPCLGELDHMREVYKIRAEREAASAQP; via the coding sequence ATGAGCCGCGCCGAGCATCCCCTGCACCGTCCCGACCGGCCGCACGAGCGGCTGAAGCGTGAGCGACGGCGGGCCGCACCCAAAGCCGACAAAAAGGGTGGCAGCAAAGCTGGGGCCATCGGCAACGGGGCCGGGCGGGTGGGCTGGGTGGCCCTCGCCTTCAGCCTGGGCCTGCTGGGGCTGGGCGCGCGGCTGTATACCCTGCAGGTCACGCAGCACAGCCAGTACGCGGTGCAGTCGGCCAGCAACTTCCAGCGCGACGAGGTGATCCGCGCCCTGCGCGGCGAGATCCGCACCCGCGACGGCGTCCTGCTCGCCACCAACCGGCTGGCCGTCGATCTGGTGTACACCGGGCGCCGGGTTTCCGAACGCGCCGAGGCCATTCCCGCCTGGGACAAGATCATCTACCTGGCGGGTATTAAACCGGAGGCCCTACAGGACGGCCAGCCCCGCGAACCGGATTTCAAGAAGGAAACCGAGACCGTGCTGGCGCGCAACGTGCCGCAGGAAAAACTGGCCGCCCTCTACGAGTACACCGTCCTGATTCCCAGCCTGGAACTGCGCGAGCGCGTCGAGCGCATCTACCCCGAGGGCAAGATGGCCGCGCACCTGCTGGGCTACGTGCAGGAGGCCAATGACCGTCAGGTCAAGGAGGACGGCTACACGGTCGGCGATCTGGTGGGCCGCTCCGGGCTGGAATACAGCCTGCAAAAGACGCTGGAAGGCAAGAACGGCGTACTGCGGCGCGAGGTCACGGCGACGGGCCGCCCCCTCACCGAGCGCGTGATCGATCCGGGCACGCGCGGCCAGGACGTGGTGCTGACCATCGACAGCCGCCTGCAACGTGCCGCCGAGGACGCCCTGCGCGCGGGACTGGCCGACGTGAACGAGGGCCGCAAGAAGTACGGCAAGCCGCCCGAGCCCTTCACGCGCGGCGCGGTGATCGCCATTGATCCACGCTCAGGGCAGGTGCTGGCGATGGCGTCGAGCCCGGCCTACGATCCCAACTGGTTCTCGCGGGTGCCCAGCCCGGACCCGGCGGCCAAGAACTGGGCGATTGACCCGAACCGCAAGGACGCCGCGCTGGACGCCGTGACCAGCAACCGGGTGGTACAGGCCTACAACCCCGGCAGCGTCTTCAAGATCGCCACCACGCTGATGTACGTCGAGCGCTGGGGCAATTTCTCGCTGTCGTGCGCGCCCACGTACTATTTCGGGCGGGCGCGCTTCAACAACTGGTCCCACACCAACCTGGGTGTGGTGGACGGGCGCAAGGCCATCGCCTTCTCGTGCAACCCGTGGTACTACGATTCGGCGGTGCGGGCCACGCCTGGGGTGTACTCGCGCCAGCTCAAGTCCCGCCTGACCGAGCTGGGGTTTGGCCGCCCCACCGGTCTGGAAATTGTGGGTGAGAAGACCGGCACCCTGACCGACATCGACGACTACACCACGCCGGAGCATCCGTGGTATCCCGGCTCGGGCCTGAACATGAGCATCGGCCAGGGCGACGTGCTGGTCACGCCCGCACAGCTGGTCAAGGTGCTGTCCACTGTGATCAACGAGGGCCAGGAGCGCCCGCTGACGGTGATTCAGGCCGAGGGCGGCCAGGCCCCGGTGCGCCCGGCCCCCACCAGCGTGGTCCGGGGCGGCAACACCGACGTGTTCAAGTTCGTCAAGGAGGGCATGGACTGGACCGTCAGCATTCCCGGCGGCACGGCCAGCACCAAGCTGGGCAAGCATCTGTTCCCGGTGTCCACGGCAGGCAAGACCGGTACCGCCGAGAACGGCATGAGCGCCCGCCCCGACAAGGGCTATGCCTATACCCACGCGTGGTACGAGGGCTACGGCCCGCTGGACAGCCCCACCTTCGCCGTGGTGGCCTTCTTCCAGAACGGCGGCGAGGGCTACGGCCCTGGTATCAACGCAGTCAAGCGCATGTTCGCGGCGCGCTGGTGCGTCAAGCTGGACGACACCAGCAGGCTCAGCGCCCTGCCGCTGGACCAGCAGCAGCCCTGCCTGGGCGAACTGGACCACATGCGCGAGGTCTACAAGATTCGTGCCGAGCGGGAGGCGGCATCGGCACAGCCGTAG
- a CDS encoding PEGA domain-containing protein, giving the protein MKSRAVRLLSLGALLTGLLGACVPAPLRAQPGAQVQVQASLRPAPVAAATGEEGLYRAPGPAALQLRSDRPAFVTAVVVPQSGGAQVLAVGAVPADVPVSVPLPGTAGFTQIFTVTSLAPLDLGAAAGAQTLDEVARVVQQGTAGQPAGSYTVATTVYRVVNFGTLEVTASRPGAEVRIGGRRVGTAPLTLHDVPEGTVTVVVSRPGFDAVSQTVNVQPDATVRVRAELRPETGSLRVDSDTPARVLIDGQGAGTTPLRVRVRPGVSNVNVVPLDPALRAETLLVRVKAREDTTIVCRSAPEFTCSVR; this is encoded by the coding sequence ATGAAGAGCCGCGCCGTCCGTCTGCTGTCCCTGGGTGCCCTGCTCACCGGCCTGCTGGGCGCGTGTGTGCCCGCGCCGCTGCGGGCGCAACCCGGGGCGCAGGTGCAGGTGCAGGCCAGCCTGCGGCCCGCCCCGGTGGCGGCGGCCACGGGCGAGGAAGGCCTGTACCGCGCACCCGGTCCGGCGGCCCTGCAACTGCGCAGCGACCGCCCCGCGTTCGTGACCGCTGTGGTGGTGCCGCAGTCCGGCGGCGCGCAGGTTCTTGCCGTGGGGGCCGTCCCGGCGGACGTACCCGTGTCGGTGCCGCTTCCAGGAACGGCAGGCTTCACGCAGATCTTTACGGTGACCAGCCTGGCCCCGCTGGATCTGGGCGCGGCGGCGGGGGCGCAAACCCTGGACGAGGTGGCGCGTGTGGTGCAGCAGGGCACGGCTGGCCAGCCCGCCGGCAGCTACACGGTGGCCACCACGGTCTACCGCGTGGTGAACTTTGGCACGCTGGAGGTCACCGCCTCACGGCCCGGCGCGGAGGTGCGGATTGGCGGCCGCCGCGTGGGCACCGCCCCGCTGACCCTGCACGACGTGCCCGAGGGAACGGTGACCGTGGTGGTGTCCCGTCCCGGCTTTGACGCGGTGTCGCAGACCGTAAACGTGCAGCCGGACGCCACCGTCAGGGTCAGGGCCGAGCTGCGGCCCGAGACCGGGAGCCTGCGGGTGGACAGCGACACGCCTGCCCGCGTGTTGATTGACGGGCAGGGGGCGGGCACAACCCCTCTGCGCGTGCGGGTCCGCCCCGGCGTGAGCAACGTCAACGTGGTGCCGCTGGACCCGGCCCTGCGTGCCGAAACCCTGCTGGTGCGGGTTAAGGCTCGCGAGGACACCACCATCGTCTGCCGCAGCGCCCCCGAATTCACCTGCAGCGTGCGCTAG
- a CDS encoding Rod shape-determining protein MreD, whose amino-acid sequence MLSRRGLGQRGMGGGRFNRGGLGRGALGPRASLPQRGPARVFRAVVYAALLIAAQGLLSRLADSAGLAAPDLFLLTAVALAWRMAPAWALVAAYGVGLSQDLLGGGVLGLHAAGLAGAVLLVLLIRRYVADSGPLQVVLSVVGAVAGEWLTFGLLAYWLRSNLITVNLLLTTIPSLLIGTLLAYPLWEWAVRWGIGPRPGPQEKLA is encoded by the coding sequence ATGCTGAGCCGGCGGGGGCTGGGCCAACGTGGAATGGGCGGCGGACGGTTCAATCGCGGCGGCCTGGGCCGGGGCGCCCTGGGGCCGCGCGCCAGCCTGCCGCAGCGTGGCCCGGCGCGGGTCTTCCGGGCCGTCGTGTACGCCGCGCTGCTGATTGCCGCCCAGGGGTTGCTGTCCCGCCTGGCGGACTCGGCTGGCCTGGCTGCCCCGGATCTGTTCCTGCTGACCGCCGTGGCCCTGGCGTGGCGCATGGCTCCGGCGTGGGCGCTGGTGGCCGCCTACGGCGTGGGCCTGAGCCAGGATCTGCTGGGCGGCGGCGTGCTGGGCCTGCACGCGGCGGGCCTGGCCGGGGCGGTGCTGCTGGTGCTGCTGATCCGGCGCTACGTCGCCGATTCCGGTCCGTTGCAGGTTGTGCTGAGCGTGGTCGGCGCGGTGGCGGGCGAGTGGCTGACCTTCGGGCTGCTGGCGTACTGGCTGCGCTCGAACCTGATCACGGTCAACCTGCTGCTCACCACGATTCCCAGCCTGCTGATCGGTACACTGCTGGCGTATCCGCTGTGGGAGTGGGCCGTGCGCTGGGGCATCGGGCCCCGTCCCGGCCCCCAGGAGAAACTGGCGTGA
- a CDS encoding Maf family nucleotide pyrophosphatase, producing the protein MAAQVPEVVLASGSPRRRELLTLLGVEFRVQVSGEDEDSAETDPRALAAELAALKGRSVAALSPDALVIAADTVVAVDGVLLAKPADAAENADFLRQLSGRTHQVFTGVSVFAGGQEQTEVARTDVTFRALSETEIEYYAQSGEGLDKAGGYGVQGLGQALVSRIDGEFSNVVGFPMSLVIGLLRGHGVHVWGAAHSPEVNTEAAPA; encoded by the coding sequence GTGGCCGCTCAGGTTCCTGAAGTCGTCCTCGCTTCTGGCAGCCCCCGGCGGCGCGAACTGCTGACGCTGCTGGGCGTAGAATTCCGCGTGCAGGTCAGCGGCGAGGACGAGGACAGCGCCGAGACCGATCCGCGTGCGCTGGCCGCCGAACTGGCCGCCCTGAAGGGCCGCAGCGTGGCCGCCCTGAGTCCGGACGCGCTGGTGATTGCCGCCGATACGGTGGTGGCCGTGGACGGTGTGTTGCTCGCCAAGCCCGCCGACGCCGCCGAGAATGCCGACTTCCTGCGCCAGCTCTCGGGCCGCACGCATCAGGTGTTTACGGGCGTTTCGGTCTTTGCGGGCGGCCAGGAGCAGACCGAAGTGGCCCGCACCGACGTGACCTTCCGCGCCCTGAGCGAGACCGAGATCGAGTATTACGCGCAGTCCGGCGAGGGGCTGGACAAGGCCGGGGGCTACGGCGTGCAGGGGCTGGGGCAGGCGCTGGTGTCGCGCATTGACGGCGAGTTCTCGAACGTGGTGGGCTTTCCGATGTCGCTGGTGATCGGGCTGTTGCGCGGTCATGGCGTCCACGTCTGGGGCGCGGCCCATTCTCCAGAGGTCAACACGGAGGCTGCTCCGGCGTGA